One Ignavibacteriales bacterium genomic region harbors:
- a CDS encoding PorV/PorQ family protein gives MKTMNIFMVLFLVLILGLNTAYAGAGNRTGTGGASQLLIPVGVRGISMGEQGVATSKGIEALFWNPAGISKMRNSTEVIFSHMNYIADIGLEYGAVASNVTGFGTVALSVKSLSVGDIPVTTTRDPDGNGTMFSPQYITAGLSFSRLLSDKISVGLTANFVTESLGNASASGLAFDIGVMYDNLADLSGLSFGIVLKNLGPQMKYDGSALYVQADVTDFGRPPQYYKITTAGFELPTVFQLGFGYRPQIDEVNNLLASVSFQNNNFSDDEYRLGLEYGYKSTFFIRGGYSLAPQALKDNYIYGLTAGLGVNYEFEGIDLKVDYAYRDVKYFDANHIFSIGVGF, from the coding sequence ATGAAAACAATGAATATTTTTATGGTATTATTCCTTGTTCTCATACTGGGATTGAATACAGCATATGCGGGTGCAGGTAACCGAACTGGTACCGGCGGCGCTTCGCAGTTGCTAATCCCTGTCGGAGTTCGAGGTATTTCAATGGGTGAACAGGGTGTGGCTACTTCCAAGGGAATTGAAGCACTTTTTTGGAATCCTGCTGGAATTTCGAAAATGCGAAATTCTACCGAAGTAATATTTTCTCATATGAATTATATTGCTGATATCGGTCTTGAATATGGTGCTGTTGCCTCTAATGTTACTGGCTTTGGTACGGTTGCCCTTAGTGTTAAGTCACTTTCAGTTGGAGATATTCCAGTAACTACTACTCGTGATCCTGATGGAAACGGAACAATGTTTTCACCTCAATATATAACAGCCGGTTTATCTTTTTCCAGATTATTGTCTGACAAGATTTCTGTTGGTCTTACTGCAAATTTTGTTACAGAATCACTTGGCAATGCAAGTGCGAGTGGTCTTGCATTTGATATAGGTGTTATGTATGATAATTTAGCTGATCTATCAGGATTAAGCTTTGGCATTGTTCTAAAAAATCTGGGTCCTCAGATGAAATATGATGGCTCTGCTTTGTATGTTCAGGCTGATGTTACAGATTTTGGTAGACCACCACAGTACTACAAAATAACTACTGCTGGATTTGAGTTACCAACTGTATTCCAACTCGGTTTTGGTTACAGACCTCAAATTGATGAAGTAAATAATTTACTGGCTTCAGTATCATTTCAAAATAATAACTTCTCCGATGATGAATACCGGTTAGGTTTAGAATATGGATATAAAAGTACATTTTTTATACGAGGTGGTTATTCATTAGCACCACAGGCATTAAAGGACAATTATATTTATGGTCTTACTGCCGGTTTAGGAGTAAATTACGAGTTTGAAGGTATTGATTTAAAAGTAGATTATGCGTACAGAGATGTAAAGTATTTCGATGCAAATCATATTTTCTCAATTGGAGTTGGATTCTAA
- a CDS encoding phosphoribosylanthranilate isomerase, producing the protein MKGLIQVAGIVDMAEAQMVMEIGVHYLGFPLRLTVNKEDTTEEEAVEIIKSIKYPHKSVLITYLNKAEEIIEFCNKLNVGVVQLHGKIKKEELEKVKAIKPEIEIIKSLVVRKNNYSELVKTIETLLPWTDAFITDTFDPSTGAEGATGKTHNWKISRKLVELSPKPVILAGGLNPNNVRQAILETNPAGVDVHTGVETKDGRKSYDLVKRFVEEAKIAFSLS; encoded by the coding sequence ATGAAAGGGTTGATCCAGGTAGCGGGAATAGTAGACATGGCAGAAGCCCAAATGGTAATGGAAATTGGTGTACACTATCTCGGTTTTCCGTTAAGACTAACTGTAAATAAAGAAGATACCACCGAAGAGGAGGCTGTAGAAATAATCAAATCCATTAAATACCCGCACAAAAGTGTATTGATAACCTACCTGAATAAAGCGGAAGAAATTATTGAGTTCTGCAATAAGTTAAATGTAGGGGTTGTGCAGCTTCATGGAAAGATTAAAAAAGAGGAATTAGAAAAAGTTAAAGCTATTAAACCTGAAATAGAAATTATTAAAAGTTTGGTTGTTCGTAAAAATAATTATTCAGAGCTGGTAAAAACTATTGAAACACTTTTACCATGGACAGATGCTTTTATAACCGATACTTTTGATCCATCAACCGGAGCTGAGGGTGCAACGGGTAAAACACACAATTGGAAAATCAGTAGAAAACTTGTTGAGCTATCTCCTAAACCGGTTATTCTTGCGGGTGGACTTAATCCGAACAATGTTAGACAAGCAATTCTTGAAACCAATCCTGCCGGGGTTGATGTTCATACCGGTGTGGAAACAAAGGACGGAAGAAAGAGTTACGATCTTGTAAAAAGATTTGTTGAGGAAGCTAAAATTGCTTTTTCCTTATCATAA
- a CDS encoding dicarboxylate/amino acid:cation symporter, whose amino-acid sequence MKKKLPLHTRIFIGLAVGLIAGLLCNIFLNGNPQVQWIVSNIAYPAGQIFLRMIFMIIVPLIFTAIVLGVADFSDIRKIGRVGFKSLAFTIVITAVSVLIGIILVNLVQPGVGISAANRQALMQTLSNNQAVSNIVSTAKESKNLIQILVEIIPRNPFVDIVSAFDPNYRGGGLLSIMFFALIFGIAMAVSKSERTEGLTKVLQGLYDVVMKIIDFAMRLAPFGVAALIFSTASQLGFQIISTLAQYIFVVMFALTLHFVITYGAIIKFAARKSPKEFFRNITEVIITAFSTSSSNATLPTSIRVATEKLKLNKDISNFVLTVGSTANQNGTALYEGITVLFLAQFYGIDLNIGQQLLVVALSILAGVGTAGVPGGSLPMVVMVLQTVGIPAEGIGIILGVDRVLDMSRTVVNVTGDIVLAAWVDKSEGNPAAHIEQQPT is encoded by the coding sequence ATGAAGAAAAAACTTCCATTACACACCAGGATTTTTATCGGTTTGGCAGTTGGGCTTATTGCCGGATTGCTTTGCAATATATTTCTAAATGGTAATCCGCAGGTTCAGTGGATTGTAAGTAACATTGCTTACCCAGCAGGGCAGATTTTCCTGCGAATGATTTTTATGATTATTGTCCCACTCATCTTTACCGCAATTGTTCTTGGTGTTGCAGACTTCAGTGATATCCGGAAGATTGGAAGAGTTGGATTTAAATCGTTGGCATTTACTATTGTTATTACCGCTGTTTCAGTTTTGATTGGAATTATTCTTGTAAACCTTGTTCAACCCGGTGTTGGCATTTCCGCCGCAAACCGGCAGGCATTGATGCAAACTCTTTCTAACAACCAGGCTGTTTCAAATATTGTTAGTACTGCAAAGGAATCAAAAAATTTAATTCAAATCCTTGTAGAAATAATTCCTCGTAATCCATTTGTAGATATTGTTAGCGCGTTCGATCCAAACTACCGTGGTGGCGGATTGCTTTCAATCATGTTCTTCGCGTTAATTTTTGGAATAGCGATGGCAGTTAGTAAGTCGGAAAGAACTGAAGGATTAACTAAAGTGCTTCAGGGATTGTACGATGTAGTTATGAAGATAATTGATTTTGCAATGAGGTTAGCTCCATTTGGCGTTGCAGCATTAATTTTTTCTACTGCTTCGCAACTTGGATTTCAAATTATTTCAACACTTGCCCAATATATTTTTGTTGTGATGTTTGCATTGACACTTCATTTTGTAATTACTTATGGAGCAATAATAAAGTTTGCTGCCAGAAAAAGTCCGAAAGAATTTTTTAGAAATATTACTGAAGTTATTATTACAGCATTTTCTACAAGTTCTTCTAATGCAACTCTTCCAACATCAATAAGAGTTGCCACAGAAAAATTAAAATTGAATAAGGACATCTCCAACTTCGTTTTAACTGTTGGTTCAACTGCAAATCAAAATGGTACCGCTTTGTATGAAGGAATAACCGTTTTGTTCTTAGCTCAATTTTATGGCATTGATTTAAATATTGGTCAACAGCTTTTAGTTGTAGCACTTTCAATTCTTGCGGGAGTTGGTACAGCAGGTGTTCCCGGCGGCTCTTTACCGATGGTTGTTATGGTTTTACAAACAGTTGGCATTCCGGCTGAAGGAATAGGAATTATTCTTGGAGTGGACAGAGTTCTTGATATGAGTAGAACTGTTGTTAATGTTACCGGTGATATTGTGCTTGCAGCCTGGGTAGATAAATCGGAAGGAAATCCTGCTGCCCATATTGAACAACAGCCAACTTAA
- a CDS encoding glycoside hydrolase family 30 protein, with translation MQLIIKKMLPGVFITVILIACLSGISTSAENPAISGKASPKNHYKKVNVYLTAQNTNNRIALKESLSFETLVQPDERRPTIVLDKDKTFQTLVGIGGALTDASAETFYKLPVDKQQEILTAFFDKEKGIGFSLCRTSIHSSDFSSSSYTYAEVPGDKNLEHFTIEHDLKFKIPFIKAAFNKAGNEMKLFASPWSPPGWMKTNNDMLKGGKLLSEYNQTWANYFIRFVKEYEKLGIPMWGLTVQNEPMAVQTWESCIFTAEEERDFVKNYLGPTLKSAGLSNLKLMIWDHNRGLMYQRAKVLYDDPEASKYVWGTGFHWYVGDHFNNVKLLHDAYPEKELVFTEGTEATFYPDSLNQWKWGEVFGRSMINDLNNWAAGWTAWNVILDEQGGPNHVGNFCMAPIICNTKTGELTYMNSFYYLGHFSKFIRPGAKRIICSSNSDDLLATAFINPDGKIAVVVMNQTENNINFDTWLDNSIVKTDCTAHSIMTLVLE, from the coding sequence ATGCAGTTAATCATTAAAAAAATGCTGCCCGGTGTGTTCATAACTGTTATACTAATTGCTTGTCTATCTGGAATTAGTACTTCAGCAGAAAATCCGGCAATCAGCGGTAAAGCTTCACCTAAAAATCATTATAAGAAAGTAAATGTTTATTTAACCGCCCAAAACACAAACAACAGAATTGCCCTAAAAGAATCTTTAAGTTTTGAAACTCTTGTACAACCAGATGAACGAAGACCGACTATTGTACTTGATAAAGATAAAACTTTTCAAACTTTGGTTGGGATTGGTGGCGCATTGACAGATGCATCCGCTGAAACATTTTATAAATTGCCAGTAGATAAACAGCAGGAAATTTTAACGGCATTTTTCGATAAAGAAAAAGGAATTGGTTTTTCACTTTGCCGTACTTCAATTCACAGCAGCGACTTTTCAAGTTCCAGTTATACTTATGCTGAAGTGCCTGGTGACAAAAATTTGGAACACTTTACAATTGAACATGATCTTAAATTTAAAATTCCTTTTATAAAAGCAGCTTTTAATAAAGCTGGCAATGAAATGAAATTATTTGCTTCTCCATGGAGCCCTCCTGGCTGGATGAAAACAAACAACGATATGCTGAAAGGAGGTAAATTACTTTCCGAATACAATCAAACCTGGGCAAACTATTTTATACGCTTTGTAAAAGAATATGAAAAGTTAGGAATACCGATGTGGGGATTAACAGTTCAGAATGAACCAATGGCTGTTCAAACATGGGAATCTTGTATTTTTACTGCTGAAGAAGAAAGAGATTTTGTTAAAAATTATTTGGGACCAACATTAAAAAGTGCCGGATTATCAAATCTTAAACTCATGATTTGGGATCATAACCGTGGCTTAATGTACCAGCGTGCAAAAGTTTTATACGATGATCCAGAGGCTTCAAAATATGTTTGGGGAACAGGATTTCATTGGTATGTTGGAGATCATTTTAACAATGTAAAATTATTACACGATGCTTATCCGGAAAAAGAATTGGTTTTTACAGAAGGCACTGAAGCTACTTTCTATCCTGACAGCCTTAATCAATGGAAATGGGGAGAAGTTTTTGGAAGATCGATGATTAATGATTTAAACAACTGGGCTGCGGGTTGGACTGCCTGGAATGTTATTCTTGATGAGCAAGGTGGACCAAATCACGTTGGGAATTTTTGTATGGCTCCAATTATCTGTAATACCAAAACTGGTGAACTTACATACATGAATTCATTTTATTATCTCGGACATTTTTCAAAATTCATACGCCCCGGTGCAAAGAGAATAATATGCTCTTCCAATTCCGATGATCTTTTAGCAACTGCCTTTATTAATCCTGATGGTAAAATAGCTGTAGTAGTTATGAACCAAACAGAAAATAATATTAATTTTGATACCTGGCTCGATAACAGCATAGTTAAAACCGATTGCACGGCGCACTCTATTATGACTCTGGTATTAGAATAG
- a CDS encoding GIY-YIG nuclease family protein — MESRSEIKRNYKLTHPPMGVYQIKNLLDDSIYIGSSQNLNGIFNRHKFELKFGSHKIKVLQESWNKYGESGVVFEILDQLEPKEDATYNYTKDISTLEELWLEKLANNGNKYFPLFGTAVKE; from the coding sequence ATGGAAAGCCGTTCAGAAATAAAAAGAAATTATAAATTAACTCACCCGCCTATGGGAGTTTATCAGATTAAAAATTTACTTGATGACAGTATTTACATTGGCAGCAGTCAAAATCTAAATGGTATCTTCAACAGACATAAATTTGAGTTGAAGTTTGGATCGCATAAAATAAAAGTCCTTCAGGAATCCTGGAATAAGTATGGTGAAAGTGGTGTTGTATTTGAAATTTTAGACCAGCTTGAACCCAAGGAAGATGCAACTTATAATTACACTAAAGATATTTCAACACTCGAGGAGTTGTGGTTAGAAAAGCTTGCTAATAATGGGAATAAATATTTTCCATTGTTTGGTACAGCCGTTAAGGAATAG